Proteins co-encoded in one Ignavibacteria bacterium genomic window:
- a CDS encoding T9SS type A sorting domain-containing protein — translation MKTFVTFFLMTVKFFSQSLPFPIDTLVADDKFNNRQTMILDSEGKIRLVYSGQSGTQSNTREIYFLEERANGQFSREQITNNNVDENYPTVSLDADGKVHIGMIGRDASSNYQVLYSNNRNGTFFPPRFITIGGDNKATPASCVGPDGKVHFLYYTFTSNPDKVYYKWFNPADSSSSTDIYLADGETSGDLDGQILFDRNGKMHLVFKGGNVSTGILRYFNDISGTLTEYSTGVSVSIANPKLVIDKNNKVHIIFRNESQRALQYINNVAGAFSTPVSFTPAGQLPSGYANFAIDDEGTLFFVYQSSQSASGKGFFLKYLKNGTFSDTLRIYDLTPEYVTRNTSAVVAKGNGEIAVTFSPAGVRNSVVFCDILMKRGKLFKEPHILVRDSVINFGTTPVLQNSERELIIRNTGDTTLAINSFRWNSNEFAIRLDYPENIAPGDSDIATFAFIPRTPGPKLDTLFIRSNDPRDSVIKVVLKGYGSAPPQISLSKDSLFLVYSSGWHTRDSFYVRNTGFDTLSVDTLTATGWFDFFKNFEPLSAVVPPGDSAVIYVELLIPVFMTPPVFTDTIFVHSNDPLRPRASLIVRWEQPQSAKDEPLPTEYSLKQNYPNPFNPETVIAFTLKESSPVRLEIFNTSGELVKTLVNKQLNPGKYSIGFNARNLPSGTYFYRITAGSFTNTKKMILLR, via the coding sequence ATGAAAACATTTGTTACATTTTTTCTCATGACTGTAAAATTTTTTTCACAATCATTGCCTTTCCCCATAGATACTCTGGTGGCTGACGATAAATTTAACAACCGACAGACCATGATTCTTGATTCCGAAGGGAAAATCAGACTGGTTTACTCTGGTCAGTCCGGAACACAAAGTAACACGCGGGAAATTTACTTCCTCGAGGAAAGAGCCAACGGGCAGTTCAGCAGGGAGCAGATAACAAATAATAATGTTGATGAAAATTACCCGACTGTTTCTCTCGATGCGGATGGTAAAGTGCATATTGGAATGATCGGGAGGGATGCCTCATCGAATTATCAGGTTCTCTATTCAAACAATAGAAACGGAACATTTTTCCCGCCAAGGTTTATCACAATTGGCGGTGATAATAAAGCCACTCCTGCATCATGTGTCGGTCCGGATGGTAAAGTTCATTTCTTATACTATACCTTCACCTCAAATCCTGACAAAGTCTATTACAAGTGGTTCAACCCCGCAGACTCTTCTTCATCCACTGATATTTATCTTGCTGATGGTGAAACCTCAGGTGACCTCGATGGACAAATCCTTTTCGATCGAAACGGGAAAATGCATCTCGTATTTAAGGGAGGTAATGTAAGTACCGGGATATTGAGATACTTTAATGATATAAGCGGGACACTTACCGAGTATTCGACCGGAGTGAGTGTGAGCATCGCAAATCCGAAGTTAGTGATCGACAAAAACAACAAAGTCCATATCATTTTCAGAAATGAGTCACAAAGGGCTCTCCAATATATTAACAATGTGGCAGGTGCTTTTTCAACTCCTGTCAGTTTTACACCCGCAGGGCAACTTCCTTCAGGATATGCAAATTTTGCCATCGATGATGAGGGCACCCTGTTCTTTGTATATCAGTCATCACAGTCAGCTTCAGGGAAAGGCTTTTTCCTCAAATATCTCAAAAACGGCACTTTTTCTGATACGCTTCGGATTTATGATTTGACTCCGGAGTATGTTACCAGAAATACAAGTGCGGTCGTTGCCAAGGGAAATGGAGAAATCGCCGTCACATTTTCACCTGCCGGGGTTCGAAATTCTGTCGTATTTTGCGATATTCTGATGAAAAGAGGAAAACTCTTTAAGGAACCGCACATTTTAGTAAGAGATTCTGTAATAAATTTCGGAACCACCCCCGTCCTGCAAAACAGTGAACGGGAATTAATAATTCGAAACACGGGAGATACAACACTCGCGATAAACAGCTTCCGCTGGAACAGCAATGAGTTTGCAATAAGACTCGATTATCCCGAAAACATTGCTCCCGGTGACTCTGATATCGCAACCTTCGCTTTCATCCCTCGTACACCCGGACCAAAACTTGACACACTTTTTATCAGGTCCAATGATCCCCGCGACTCGGTGATCAAGGTTGTCCTGAAAGGATACGGTTCAGCACCACCACAAATTTCACTATCAAAAGACTCCCTCTTTTTGGTCTATTCCTCAGGCTGGCATACCAGAGATTCATTTTATGTAAGAAATACAGGATTTGACACCTTGAGTGTTGATACCTTAACAGCAACCGGCTGGTTTGATTTTTTTAAAAATTTTGAACCCTTGAGTGCGGTCGTTCCTCCGGGTGATTCGGCAGTAATTTATGTTGAACTGTTGATTCCGGTATTCATGACTCCACCCGTCTTTACGGATACAATCTTTGTCCATTCCAATGACCCCTTAAGACCAAGAGCCTCTTTAATTGTAAGATGGGAACAGCCACAATCTGCCAAAGATGAACCCCTGCCGACAGAATACTCGCTGAAACAGAACTACCCAAATCCCTTTAATCCTGAAACAGTTATTGCATTCACGCTCAAAGAATCCTCTCCTGTCAGGCTGGAAATCTTTAATACTTCGGGCGAACTGGTTAAAACTCTTGTGAATAAACAGCTGAATCCCGGGAAATATTCTATCGGCTTCAATGCCCGGAATTTACCCTCTGGAACATATTTTTACAGAATAACTGCAGGCAGTTTCACCAACACTAAAAAGATGATCCTTTTGCGGTGA
- the ruvC gene encoding crossover junction endodeoxyribonuclease RuvC: protein MIILGIDPGTVKCGYGIISKDENRRECLGYGIINVPSTLKMPDKLAYIYNEIDNLIRQYRPAECAVETAFYGKNIQSALKLGYARGTAIIAAVRAGLKISEFSPKEVKKSVTGKGSASKEQVGFMIKTLLNLGTVDIPLDASDALAIALCASFQESGQATKPKSWSDFIKNNPDKVL, encoded by the coding sequence TTGATAATCCTCGGAATTGATCCCGGCACAGTGAAGTGCGGGTACGGCATAATATCAAAGGATGAAAACCGGAGAGAGTGTCTCGGCTACGGCATCATCAATGTTCCGTCAACACTAAAAATGCCCGATAAACTTGCATATATTTACAATGAGATTGATAATCTTATCAGGCAATACCGCCCCGCAGAGTGTGCCGTGGAAACAGCATTCTACGGGAAAAATATTCAATCGGCGCTAAAACTTGGATACGCGCGAGGAACAGCAATTATCGCCGCAGTTCGTGCCGGTCTGAAGATTTCGGAATTTTCCCCCAAAGAAGTGAAGAAATCGGTAACAGGAAAAGGTTCGGCTTCAAAGGAGCAGGTGGGATTTATGATTAAAACTCTCTTAAACCTTGGAACGGTGGATATCCCTCTTGATGCATCCGATGCTCTTGCCATCGCCCTTTGTGCTTCTTTTCAAGAGAGCGGACAGGCGACCAAACCCAAATCGTGGTCAGATTTTATTAAAAACAATCCGGATAAAGTTTTATAA